Genomic DNA from Chloroflexota bacterium:
CCAGCTCCTGCTGGAGGCGGGAGCCGACCTGCTGGTCATCGACATCGCCCACGGGCACTCCGACAACGCCATCCACGCCGTGCGCGCTATCCGTCGGGAGTTCGGCGATGTCGAGCTGGTGGCGGGGAACGTGGCCACGGCCCAGGGCGTACGGGATCTGATCGCCGAGGGCGTGGATGCGGTGAAGGTCGGCATCGGCCCCGGCTCGATCTGCATCACACGGCTGGTCACAGGCTTCGGCGTGCCACAACTGTCGGCCATCCTGGAATGCGCCCAGGCCGCCCGAGACACCGGCATTCCCATCATCGCCGACGGCGGCATCCGCAACTCGGGCGACCTGACCAAGGCGCTGGCGGCAGGCGCATCGTCGGTGATGGTGGGCAGCCTGCTGGCGGGGACCACGGAGAGCCCGGGCATCATCGTCATCCGCGGCGGCCGCCGCTACAAGGTCGTGCGGGGGATGGCCTCGCTGGGCGCCGCCTTCAGCCGACAGCGGGGCGAGGGCGAGTACGCCGAGACCGGCGAGGAGATCGACTGGGAGAAGGTGGTGCCGGAGGGTGTGGAGGCCACGGTGCCCTATCGAGGCCCGGTGAGCGAGGTGCTGGCGCAACTGGTGGGAGGCCTGCGCTCCGGACTGAGCTACGCTGGGGCGTTCTCCATTGAGGAGCTACAGGCCAACGCGGAGTTCCTCCGCATCACCCCGGCCGGCCAGCGAGAGTCGGGGCCCCACGACGTGGAGCCGATCTGATGGCAACCCCCAACCGCTACCCGATCCCCGCCGGGCGCACCCGGGTGGAGGAGGTGATCCGCCGCTCCCGCTTCATCACCACAGCCGACTACACGCCCACCGTGGAGGCCGCCCAGCAATTCATCCAGGAGATCCGATCGGAGTTCGCCGACGCGAGCCACAACTGCTGGGCGTACCTGGTGGGCCCGCCGGGAAGCACCGCCCACGTCGGCATGAGCGACGACGGGGAGCCCTCGGGTACGGCGGGTCGCCCCATGCTGGCCGTGCTCCAGGGCAGCGGCGTGGGGGACATCACGGTGGTCGTCACCCGCTACTTCGGCGGCACCAAGCTGGGCACGGGAGGGCTGGTGCGAGCGTACGCCGGCGGCGTGAAGGCCGTGCTGGAGGCGCTGCCCCTGACCGAGAAGGTGGAACGATCCACCGTGCGGATCGAGATCCCATACGTGCTCTTCGAGCCGTTGCAGCGCGTCCTGCCCGAATACGAGGCCGAGATCACGGACCAACAGTTCGCCGAGGCGGTGACGCTGGAGATCCGGCTTCCCGTGGAGCACGTCGAGCGTTTCACCGCTCGGGTGCAGGATATGTCCCGCGGCCGGGCGACATACGTCGTGGGGACGTGATCCTCACCCCAGGCCACCCGCAAAGCCGAGAGAAGACGCCAACCATGATCCCCCTCTACCGTGCAGGCTGGCAATTGACCAAAGTCCGTGGCGTGATGATCTTCTCGCTCATCTGCGCCGTGATCAGCCTGCGAGTGGGATGGCACCTGGCCCACACCTATGGGCTAAACCCGGCGGACGGGGGCGTCCTGGCCCCCCTGGGGGTTCGGCTGGCATGGGGGATCGGCGTCGCCCTGCTGGGGGTTGGGTTCGCCGCCGGGATGTGGCTGTACGGGAAGTGTTACGTCGCCCAGGTGGACCTGGACGAGGTGGACGGCAGGCTCCACGTCTACACCGTGCGTTTCTTCGGACTACAGAAGCATGTGCTGGACCCCTCGGACGTTCGGAGCCGTCGAGATCACCTGGGATACTGGCTGCCCAGGGGCATCGTCACCCCCTGGCGCTCCGTCTGGGTCCGTGGAAGACGTCTTCCCCTCCTGATCGACGGGCAGGGCACGTTTCTGAATCGGGACCGGATGGATAGGCTGTTATAAGGCAGGGGCAAATCAAGAAGACAAGCCTCGAACAATGGGGCTCATATCGGCGGTCCTCACGTCGCAGCAGGCTGGGCTCCCATGCCCAGCCTGTGTTGGATTATCCAGGTGTTTCTTGTCGATTTACCTCCAAGGAGCGAACCCACACAAATTCGCCTCGGTCCGGGGACCGAGGCGAACACAGAAGCGCAACCGAGACGGAACCGCTATCCCTCGACCGCCTCGATCACCACCTCCTCGCCGTCCCGCACGGCCTTGAACACGGTGGGATCGCCCAGCACCCGGCCGAAGACGTTCACCGGGCTGGCCGGCCGGATCTCATCCCCCACGCTGGCCGGCGTGCGGCCGAAGAAGATGCAGAACGCGTTCCCGGGCGGCCAATAGCCCAGGTCCCCCATCTCCACCACCTCTTGAGCGTCCTCCGCTTCCACGTATACCGGGATGCCGAAGTAGATCTCATCCCCCCAGGTGTTGGCCCAGGCCTTCAGCGGCAGCGCCTTCCAGATGGCATCGGCCGTCGCCGAATCGTTCAGCTCCGCCTCCGCCGACACGTTTCCCGCCGTAATCCGGATCCGACGCATGGCCCTCACTCCTATCGCTCGTACACTTCCGGATTGACGCAATTGGGCAGCCGCTCGCCACGCAAACCCGCCAGCAGATTCTCCGCCGCCATGCGCGCCATCAGCCCGCGCGTGGCCACGCTGGCCGAGGCGATGTGCGGCACGATGACGCAATTGGGGAACTTCAACAGCGGGCTATCCATGTTGATGGGCTCCGGCTCCGTCACGTCCAGCCCCGCCCCGGCGATCTTCCCCTGCTCCAGCGCCTCCGCCAGCGCCTCCGGGTCCACGATGGGGCCGCGCGCCGTGTTGATCAGGATGGCCGTCGGCTTCATCTTCGCGAAGGCCTCCCGATCGAGCAGATGATACGTGCTCTCGTTCAGGTTCGTGTGGATCGTGACGAAATCGGACTCCCGGAGCAGCGTGTCCATATCCGCATACTGCACGCCCATGCTCTCTTCCAAGTCCTCGCGCCGATAGATGTCGTAGTAGAGGACCTTCATGTCAAACCCTTTGGCCCGGCGAGCCATCGCCTGGCCGATGCGCCCGAAGCCGATGATCCCCAGCGTGGCGCCATGCACATCCTGCCCCAACAGCAGCCGCGGGCCCCATGTCTTCCACTTGCCCGCCCGCACGTAGTCCACGCCTTCCACCACGCGGCGGGCCACCGCCATCAGCAGGGTGAACGCGAAGTCGGCTGTGGTATCGGTCAGGACGCCTGGAGTGTTCCCCACGGGGATCCCTCGCTCGGTGGCCGCCTTCACGTCGATGTTGTCATACCCCACCGCGTAGTTGCTGATGACCTTCAGCGTGCCCGCTGTGTCCATCAGCTCCGCGTCCACCTTATCCGTCAAAAGGCAGAGGAGCCCATCCTTGCCCTTGACCTTCTCCAGCAACACCTCTCGTGGCGGGGGCAACTCGCCCTCCCACACCTCCGCGTCGCACGCCTCCAGGACCATGTTCAGGCCCTCCTCCGGGATCAAGCGCGTCACATACACCTTGGGTTTCGCCATGATGTCTTCCTCCCCTTTCATCCCTGGACTTTGAACAAAGACCACCGGTACCGCTACTCATGTGCTGCAAGCAGCAGCATCCAATATGTGACTATGTGACAGATCAAGGGTGATCTCTCCAAAGTCCAATCGTCAAGCCCAATGAGAGTATAGCGTCAGACGGTTGGTGACCACAAGGGTGAGGTATCCTCGCCCCCTTCCCTCCGCCGTCGGTCTGCCTGATCCCAGCCAGCGCCCGGTCCGGGGACCGGGGATAGCGGGCCAGGGAAATTGTTCGCTGGAGAGGCAAGCCCCCTTAGACCTCCCCGGCGCAGAGGCGATAGACCTGCCCGCCAGGCGCACGAGCCGCGCCGCCTACATGGCGTCGGCCCGGGCGTTCCGCATCTCCCATATCCGTGATCGCAGCTGCACGATCTCCTGCTGCAAGCCAGGCTCATCGCCCAGGCGCGCCAGCCGGTGCTTCCGAAGGGCCAACTCCGCCAACAGCTGGTAATACTCTCGCGAGGTGGGCGCACGCTCGGGGTCCCGCCTGCGCGCCGAGGCAGGGATACGTCCCCACCCTCGGGCGGAAACCGCAGCCCGCCGATCGGACTCTGGGATCCCCTCATCAGCCAGATACTCCCAGATCCACCGCCGCTCCTGCCGCCGCGCCAGCACGATGATGGCCACGACGATCCAAACCCCTCCCCAATCGGCGAGAAGGCTGACCCCCACGCTGAGGCAGTTCAGCTCCGCCAACGCCGCCCCCACATTGTGCACGAAATGGAAGCCGATGGCCCCCATCAAGGCGAGCACCGGGATCGTCCAGCGAGCCCATCGACGCCGCGTTGTCCGGGCCACGCCCAGGCCGATCCCCACGATGCTGGTGAAGAAGGCGTGATTGAAGCCGAAGACCACCGATCGCAGGAACACCACCAGCACCCACACGCCCCAGCCCTTCTCCTGGAGGACGGAGACGAAGTAGAACACGTTCTCCGTCATGGCGAAGCCGAACCCCACCAGGGCGCCATACACGATGCCGTCCAGCACGCCGTCGAACTCCTGGCGCGCCCACAGGAACAAGCCCAGCAAGGCCAGGGCCTTCACGGGCTCCTCGACCAGCGGGGCGATGATGCCGGAGGATATGACGTTCCGCGCGATATCGGAGCGCAGCGCGCTCAACGGCACATGCAGGACCAGCTCGACGATCAGGGAGAGCAGGATGGCAGGGACGGCCCCCCACAGGAACGCGGCCGCCAGCAGGCGCAACGGCTCCCGCTCGTACCGATCACACCACCAGACGAGCCACGTGTATAGGGCGGTGGGCACCGCCGCGGCCACGATCGAGAGCGCCACCCCGACGATCATGATAATACCAGACGCTCACGCAGCTCATTGCGCCAGCGGGCGTAGACGCTGTACGCGTGCACGCCCGGCCCGCTGAGCCGTCCCACGACGCGAGCCTCCGCCAGGCTGCGTCGGAACCCCTCCGCGTCGTGGAAGGGGGGAAGCTCCAGTCCCGCCCGGCCCACCTCGACGGCGGCGTGGGCATCGCTGCCCGCCGTACCGGGCAGGCCATGCTCGCGAGCCACCCTCTCCGCCATCCAGTTGTCGGCGGGCCACAGGCAGCGACTGTTGAACACCTCCACGGCATCCACGTGAGGAAGGATCTCCAACAACACCTCGCGACCGACGGCGGAGCCGCGCCGATAGCGATCCAACGGGTGGGACACGCTGATCACCGCCCCCTGCTCCCGCAGCCAGCGCAGCGCCTCCTCCATCGGAATACCGCGCGGGATCTCCTCCCGCACGAAGTAGGCCAGCAGCTCCCCGCGATCCGTCTTGATCTCCTCGCCGACGATGATGAGATCCGGGGCCAGCCGCTGCGCCTCCAGGGCGCCGGCGATCGTGTTATGATCCGTGATCGCCAGCCGATCCAACCCCCGCCGCCGGG
This window encodes:
- the guaB gene encoding IMP dehydrogenase; its protein translation is MREGLTFDDVLLVPKRSAVASRQDVSTATRLTRHITLHIPIVSANMDTVTESAMAIAMAREGGIGIIHRFMSPQRQAAEVARVKRGESYVVEQPLTLPPTATLRQAQELMTREDIGGILIVDEAHKLLGILTTRDILFAEDLEQRVTSSMTPRERLITAPVGTSIEEAKRILRRHRIEKLPLLNEDGTVHGLITSKDIVKREKYPHATRDDKGRLRVGAAIGVRPGFLERAQLLLEAGADLLVIDIAHGHSDNAIHAVRAIRREFGDVELVAGNVATAQGVRDLIAEGVDAVKVGIGPGSICITRLVTGFGVPQLSAILECAQAARDTGIPIIADGGIRNSGDLTKALAAGASSVMVGSLLAGTTESPGIIVIRGGRRYKVVRGMASLGAAFSRQRGEGEYAETGEEIDWEKVVPEGVEATVPYRGPVSEVLAQLVGGLRSGLSYAGAFSIEELQANAEFLRITPAGQRESGPHDVEPI
- a CDS encoding YigZ family protein; amino-acid sequence: MATPNRYPIPAGRTRVEEVIRRSRFITTADYTPTVEAAQQFIQEIRSEFADASHNCWAYLVGPPGSTAHVGMSDDGEPSGTAGRPMLAVLQGSGVGDITVVVTRYFGGTKLGTGGLVRAYAGGVKAVLEALPLTEKVERSTVRIEIPYVLFEPLQRVLPEYEAEITDQQFAEAVTLEIRLPVEHVERFTARVQDMSRGRATYVVGT
- a CDS encoding D-glycerate dehydrogenase, coding for MAKPKVYVTRLIPEEGLNMVLEACDAEVWEGELPPPREVLLEKVKGKDGLLCLLTDKVDAELMDTAGTLKVISNYAVGYDNIDVKAATERGIPVGNTPGVLTDTTADFAFTLLMAVARRVVEGVDYVRAGKWKTWGPRLLLGQDVHGATLGIIGFGRIGQAMARRAKGFDMKVLYYDIYRREDLEESMGVQYADMDTLLRESDFVTIHTNLNESTYHLLDREAFAKMKPTAILINTARGPIVDPEALAEALEQGKIAGAGLDVTEPEPINMDSPLLKFPNCVIVPHIASASVATRGLMARMAAENLLAGLRGERLPNCVNPEVYER
- a CDS encoding PrsW family intramembrane metalloprotease; this translates as MIVGVALSIVAAAVPTALYTWLVWWCDRYEREPLRLLAAAFLWGAVPAILLSLIVELVLHVPLSALRSDIARNVISSGIIAPLVEEPVKALALLGLFLWARQEFDGVLDGIVYGALVGFGFAMTENVFYFVSVLQEKGWGVWVLVVFLRSVVFGFNHAFFTSIVGIGLGVARTTRRRWARWTIPVLALMGAIGFHFVHNVGAALAELNCLSVGVSLLADWGGVWIVVAIIVLARRQERRWIWEYLADEGIPESDRRAAVSARGWGRIPASARRRDPERAPTSREYYQLLAELALRKHRLARLGDEPGLQQEIVQLRSRIWEMRNARADAM
- a CDS encoding PHP domain-containing protein yields the protein MARRWRVDLHCHTWFSRDGLSSPEMVIAAARRRGLDRLAITDHNTIAGALEAQRLAPDLIIVGEEIKTDRGELLAYFVREEIPRGIPMEEALRWLREQGAVISVSHPLDRYRRGSAVGREVLLEILPHVDAVEVFNSRCLWPADNWMAERVAREHGLPGTAGSDAHAAVEVGRAGLELPPFHDAEGFRRSLAEARVVGRLSGPGVHAYSVYARWRNELRERLVLS